Proteins co-encoded in one Chitinophagales bacterium genomic window:
- a CDS encoding alpha/beta hydrolase: MQLFKKIALITLLVLLAVVLIFSAIHFHTDISLSDLKEKYAPPPSQFVEIDGMPVHYRIEGAVDSTAMVLIHGTAASLHTWEGWIPHFEKNYRLIRFDLPAFGLTGPNPSHNYSMDYYVDFVDQVLQKLKVDSCVMVGNSLGGHIAWRYTSKYPKKVQKLVLIDASGYPNNKPTPIAFKLARNQMTSTLMRYITPRSLVAKSLYDVYGNDSLVTDELIDRYYDMQLREGNRSAFIVRANLVSSETLEQEIALIQNIQQPTLILWGEADNWLPVENATRFFDDLPRAKLVTYQGIGHVPMEEIPDETARDVLLFLNNTY; encoded by the coding sequence ATGCAACTATTCAAAAAAATCGCTTTAATTACACTGCTCGTACTACTGGCAGTAGTTCTGATATTTAGTGCTATTCACTTTCATACAGATATTTCATTATCTGATTTAAAAGAAAAATATGCCCCTCCTCCTTCTCAGTTTGTAGAAATTGACGGGATGCCTGTGCATTATCGCATTGAAGGTGCGGTTGATTCTACTGCAATGGTATTGATTCATGGCACAGCTGCTTCACTACATACATGGGAAGGCTGGATACCACATTTTGAAAAAAACTACCGCTTGATTCGCTTTGACCTACCTGCTTTTGGATTGACAGGCCCGAATCCATCGCACAATTACAGCATGGATTATTATGTAGATTTTGTCGATCAGGTACTTCAAAAACTGAAAGTAGATAGTTGTGTTATGGTTGGCAATTCACTGGGCGGGCATATTGCTTGGCGATACACTTCAAAATATCCCAAAAAAGTTCAAAAATTGGTCTTGATTGATGCTTCTGGGTATCCCAATAACAAGCCTACTCCTATTGCCTTCAAATTGGCCCGCAACCAAATGACAAGTACCCTTATGCGCTACATCACTCCCCGTTCTCTGGTTGCCAAGAGTCTGTATGATGTCTATGGAAATGATAGCTTGGTAACCGATGAATTGATTGACCGCTACTATGATATGCAGTTGCGTGAAGGCAATCGAAGTGCCTTTATTGTTCGTGCCAATCTGGTGAGCAGTGAAACGTTGGAACAAGAAATCGCTCTTATCCAAAATATCCAACAACCTACATTGATTCTCTGGGGAGAAGCCGATAATTGGCTGCCTGTAGAAAATGCCACCCGTTTTTTCGATGATTTACCCCGTGCTAAGTTGGTGACTTACCAAGGCATTGGCCATGTACCTATGGAGGAAATTCCCGATGAAACGGCCCGTGATGTCTTGCTATTTCTCAACAATACTTATTGA
- a CDS encoding NB-ARC domain-containing protein, giving the protein MPNKEIATKFATSVAFAGLSAVTGGLINETTGQLISNVFADLASHQLIGGGEQMLQALNNRIPRQDAANHDLQRGFREAVKAALEEIKRAYSEKNIDDSIRQQVTDFLEELQSDVAAQLPPFEEAITEDFVQHYLNNQTHAKAQMQQTLADYVETAERIDGNFQNYFLENLQPLVQLYFGEILKDSQENNVKVWKAYQLMVIDGLKKGQVLTQLQMQKVLAKLEGEQGGTVLSAALETTIQSLQYRMRLVIEDLRTIRQVLTELQKEMGNIAAKQEKHIKLSEKILEEVKNIETKADIPKHLTNAAFLSEVFIGRQEDLKAISERLWNKAQAKGNGNGNGKSENILLLVNGRGGMGKTTLASHYYHQNADRYRHLAWVFAEKSIAEALLTLAIPLKLQFAPTETTEQRLDLLLQKLQNLPAPCLLVIDNANKLDDLHTHYKALRTCSNLHLLLTTRITTFRNAATYPIEALPEAQAIELFQTHYPKHRPEENDLLKGILRAVGSNTLVIELLAKNLARLNRIRTRYHLQDLLHDLQNRGLLQLSQSKVVDADYQHFERATPETIIAAMYDLGELSEAEKALLAVFSVLPAENIEFGILESLLIASLSEEETQQIKGLIEEHGEERIKEFLLKEGMEALQWEAIKNALQSDSKTEKLETQLLSLAQKGWLDFEEQQVTFRISPVVQEVSRSKHTDLLEDCGVLVSKLIDKLDYEGTHIIGSTYKEGILFARYALSILSTIQKPHYNLALLAERTGGYHTITGNLQQAINCYETCKDISQKLCVLEPNEPYNKNILAISYEKLGSTHSSLGNLEQALKFFEEDAQLSKELYAAYPSNVGFKNGLAISYSKLGETHSSLGNLEQALKFFEDETDLFEELYAAYPSNVGFKNGLAISYEKLGSTQSSLGNLEQALKFFEEDAQLTKELYAAYPSNVGFKNGLAISYEKLGSTQSSLGNLAKALQYFEDYNQLEKELYEANPSNVGFKNGLAISYVKLASIFLSSDAQKAKPYLEEAEQHFAELHQIAPQHAQFKQYLDIVRNVLEGLG; this is encoded by the coding sequence ATGCCCAATAAAGAAATAGCCACCAAATTCGCCACTTCTGTTGCCTTTGCAGGGCTGTCCGCAGTCACAGGCGGTTTGATAAACGAAACCACAGGACAACTGATTAGCAATGTATTCGCAGATTTGGCGAGCCATCAACTCATTGGGGGAGGCGAACAAATGCTGCAAGCCCTCAACAACCGCATACCCCGACAAGATGCCGCCAATCACGACCTACAAAGAGGTTTTCGGGAAGCCGTCAAAGCCGCATTGGAGGAAATCAAACGTGCGTACAGCGAAAAAAACATAGACGACTCCATTCGCCAACAAGTCACCGATTTTTTGGAGGAACTGCAAAGCGATGTAGCCGCACAGTTACCGCCCTTTGAGGAGGCGATAACCGAAGATTTTGTGCAGCACTACCTCAACAACCAAACACACGCCAAAGCCCAAATGCAGCAAACTTTGGCGGATTATGTCGAAACTGCCGAACGCATTGACGGGAATTTTCAAAACTACTTTTTGGAGAACTTGCAGCCTTTGGTGCAGCTTTATTTTGGCGAAATCCTCAAAGACAGCCAAGAAAACAATGTAAAAGTCTGGAAAGCCTATCAGTTGATGGTCATAGACGGATTGAAGAAAGGGCAGGTGTTGACACAGCTGCAAATGCAAAAAGTGCTTGCCAAACTGGAGGGCGAACAGGGCGGAACGGTTCTATCGGCTGCTTTGGAAACCACTATCCAAAGTCTGCAGTACCGTATGCGATTGGTGATAGAAGATTTGCGGACGATTCGGCAGGTATTGACCGAACTGCAAAAAGAAATGGGAAACATTGCAGCGAAACAAGAGAAACACATCAAACTTTCCGAAAAAATCTTGGAGGAAGTCAAAAATATCGAAACCAAAGCTGACATCCCCAAACACCTCACCAATGCCGCCTTTCTCTCCGAAGTATTCATCGGCAGACAAGAAGACCTCAAAGCCATCTCTGAACGCCTCTGGAACAAAGCACAAGCAAAAGGCAATGGAAATGGAAATGGCAAAAGCGAAAACATTTTGCTCTTGGTGAATGGCAGGGGTGGCATGGGCAAAACCACTTTGGCATCGCACTACTACCACCAAAACGCCGACCGCTACCGACACTTGGCGTGGGTATTTGCCGAAAAAAGCATCGCCGAAGCCCTCTTGACCTTGGCAATTCCGCTAAAGCTGCAATTCGCCCCGACCGAAACGACCGAACAACGCCTCGACCTCCTCCTCCAAAAACTGCAAAACCTCCCTGCGCCCTGCCTGTTGGTGATAGACAATGCCAACAAGCTCGACGACCTACACACACACTACAAAGCCCTGCGAACCTGCTCCAATTTACACCTGCTGCTGACGACCCGCATCACCACCTTTCGCAATGCCGCAACTTATCCCATAGAAGCCCTGCCCGAAGCACAAGCCATCGAACTCTTTCAAACCCACTACCCCAAACACCGACCCGAAGAAAACGACTTGCTGAAAGGCATCCTACGAGCAGTTGGCAGCAATACCCTGGTAATAGAACTGCTCGCCAAAAACCTCGCTCGCCTCAACCGAATCCGCACCCGCTACCACCTGCAAGACCTCCTACACGACCTTCAAAACCGTGGCTTGCTGCAATTGAGCCAAAGCAAAGTCGTGGATGCGGACTACCAACACTTCGAGCGAGCGACACCCGAAACGATTATTGCAGCGATGTACGATTTGGGGGAATTGTCGGAGGCTGAAAAGGCATTGTTGGCGGTGTTTTCGGTCTTGCCTGCGGAGAATATTGAGTTTGGGATCTTGGAGTCTTTGTTGATAGCTTCGCTAAGTGAGGAAGAAACGCAGCAAATCAAAGGCTTGATAGAAGAACATGGCGAAGAACGGATAAAAGAATTCCTCCTAAAAGAGGGCATGGAAGCACTTCAATGGGAAGCGATTAAAAACGCTCTGCAAAGCGATTCTAAAACTGAAAAATTGGAAACCCAGCTACTTTCACTTGCCCAAAAAGGGTGGTTGGATTTTGAAGAACAACAGGTGACTTTTAGAATCAGTCCTGTCGTGCAAGAAGTAAGCAGAAGCAAACATACTGATTTATTGGAGGATTGTGGGGTTTTGGTGAGCAAGTTGATTGATAAATTGGACTACGAAGGGACGCACATCATAGGCAGCACTTACAAAGAAGGAATCTTATTTGCTCGTTATGCCCTCTCTATCCTCTCAACCATTCAAAAACCTCATTACAACTTGGCTCTACTTGCCGAAAGAACTGGAGGCTATCATACCATAACGGGCAATTTACAACAGGCAATTAATTGTTACGAAACATGCAAAGATATTTCTCAAAAATTGTGTGTCTTAGAACCCAATGAACCCTATAACAAAAATATCTTGGCGATTTCTTACGAGAAATTGGGTTCGACCCACAGCAGCTTAGGGAATTTGGAGCAGGCTTTGAAATTTTTTGAGGAAGATGCACAGTTAAGTAAAGAACTGTATGCTGCCTATCCGTCGAATGTTGGCTTTAAAAACGGCTTGGCGATTTCTTACTCCAAATTGGGTGAGACCCACAGCAGCTTAGGGAATTTGGAGCAGGCTTTGAAATTTTTTGAGGATGAAACGGACTTATTTGAAGAACTGTATGCTGCCTATCCGTCGAATGTTGGCTTTAAAAACGGCTTAGCGATTTCTTACGAGAAATTGGGCTCTACGCAGAGCAGCTTAGGGAATTTGGAGCAGGCTTTGAAATTTTTTGAGGAGGATGCACAATTAACCAAAGAACTGTATGCTGCCTATCCGTCAAATGTTGGCTTTAAAAACGGCTTGGCGATTTCTTACGAGAAATTGGGCTCTACGCAGAGCAGCCTTGGGAATTTGGCGAAAGCCTTGCAATATTTTGAGGACTACAATCAATTGGAGAAAGAACTGTATGAAGCGAATCCGTCGAATGTAGGGTTTAAAAACGGCTTGGCGATCTCGTATGTCAAGTTGGCTTCTATTTTTCTTTCTTCTGACGCACAAAAAGCAAAACCTTATTTGGAAGAAGCGGAACAACATTTTGCAGAATTGCATCAAATTGCTCCTCAACATGCTCAATTTAAGCAGTATTTAGATATAGTTCGGAATGTTTTGGAGGGATTGGGGTAG
- the mscL gene encoding large-conductance mechanosensitive channel protein MscL — protein sequence MKFFQEFKEFAVKGNVIDMAIGIIIGTAFNKIVSSLVSDIITPPIGYFLGNVDFTDLKIVLQQKEVAANGEVLQELVAINYGNFIQVGIDFLLIAFSMFIVIKVMNSVKRKSEDEGEASVPTPKNIQLLSEIRDLMKQQVNK from the coding sequence ATGAAATTTTTTCAAGAATTCAAAGAATTTGCAGTAAAAGGAAACGTAATAGACATGGCAATTGGTATCATCATTGGTACAGCCTTCAATAAAATTGTCAGTTCTTTGGTCAGTGATATTATCACTCCGCCAATCGGTTATTTTTTGGGAAATGTTGATTTTACAGACCTCAAAATTGTCCTTCAACAAAAAGAAGTTGCTGCAAATGGAGAAGTCCTTCAAGAATTGGTTGCCATCAACTACGGCAATTTTATCCAAGTAGGAATTGATTTTCTATTGATTGCTTTTTCCATGTTCATTGTTATCAAAGTTATGAACAGTGTCAAACGAAAATCGGAAGACGAAGGAGAAGCAAGTGTTCCTACCCCCAAAAATATTCAGTTGCTCTCCGAAATTCGAGATTTGATGAAGCAGCAAGTCAACAAATAA
- the blaOXA gene encoding class D beta-lactamase, protein MKLKLLKRVFCSLIIIVLFNACQSNNSSTGSVKKANLYDVDREFIKEGVKGSFLLYDWNAKDYIVDYDPQRNEHPYIPASTFKIFNSLVALEEGVVKDEKQVIKWDGVDRGWDKWNRNHDMESAIQYSAVWFYQVLARKIGAKKMQSWIDKVGYGNQDISENIDDFWLEGNLRITPKEQIEFLSRLYSNDLPFSQRSMDIVKKILIIEQNNQFTMRAKTGWAQLFDPQIGWWVGYIETGDNAYFFCINIDITEEKQAAARMRITRAILSQPGIMNLKDLDTKAIEEEK, encoded by the coding sequence ATGAAATTGAAGTTATTGAAGAGAGTTTTTTGTAGCCTGATAATCATCGTTTTATTTAATGCTTGTCAGTCGAATAACTCTTCTACAGGTAGTGTTAAGAAAGCCAATCTATATGATGTGGATAGGGAATTTATCAAAGAAGGGGTGAAAGGTTCTTTCTTGCTATATGATTGGAACGCAAAAGATTATATTGTAGATTATGATCCTCAACGCAATGAGCATCCTTATATTCCCGCTTCGACCTTCAAGATTTTCAATTCCTTAGTGGCATTGGAAGAGGGTGTGGTGAAGGACGAAAAACAGGTGATTAAATGGGACGGTGTAGATAGAGGCTGGGATAAATGGAACCGCAATCACGATATGGAGTCAGCTATTCAATATTCGGCAGTGTGGTTTTACCAGGTTTTGGCCCGAAAAATCGGTGCAAAAAAAATGCAGTCTTGGATAGATAAGGTGGGATATGGGAATCAAGATATTTCGGAGAATATTGATGATTTTTGGTTGGAGGGCAACCTGCGAATTACCCCCAAAGAACAGATTGAGTTTTTGAGTAGGCTTTATTCCAATGATTTACCTTTTTCGCAGCGGAGCATGGATATTGTGAAAAAAATTCTTATCATTGAACAGAATAATCAGTTTACGATGCGTGCAAAAACTGGATGGGCGCAACTGTTTGACCCACAAATAGGCTGGTGGGTTGGCTATATTGAAACGGGTGACAATGCTTACTTTTTCTGTATCAACATAGACATTACAGAAGAAAAACAAGCTGCTGCTAGAATGAGAATTACCCGTGCTATTTTATCTCAACCTGGCATCATGAACTTGAAAGATTTGGATACAAAAGCAATCGAAGAAGAAAAGTAG
- a CDS encoding ATP-binding protein, translating to MNQFIIGRTAQKQELTEALASTKPEMLALVGRRRVGKTYLVSQVYAEHIDFEITGLQYGNKRDQIENFMLKMSKHFPNYKLEKMPKSWLKAFDHLTLALEGLEKQAKMVVFLDELPWLATPKSGFLTGLSYFWNSWGVKQNIVVVICGSAASWMIKKVINNRGGLHNRVTRLLFLYPFTLAETAAYCLASNIKLNQYQILQLYMVMGGIPMYLDQIKPGLSVIQNIQKICFAPSGYLRHEFERLFASLFKDYQKHVAIVRALASKRKGLTRQEIIQTTKLTNSGKLTDILYELESSGFLTIYGGYGKKVKESLYRLTDAYSLFYLTFLEPLGKSNQLDFNKLSDLPLWKTWSGYTFENICLTHIDQIRKALSIAGMTSSIASFVTRPKDGLPGAQIDLLIDRSDQSINICEIKFSIEDYVVTKKDVDNIQTKKKVFRYHSKTKKHLFTTLITTMGVVENSHKVNFIDQVVTLKDLFLE from the coding sequence ATGAATCAGTTTATCATAGGCAGAACAGCTCAAAAACAAGAACTAACAGAAGCATTGGCTTCAACCAAACCCGAAATGCTCGCTTTGGTGGGTAGGCGACGCGTGGGAAAAACCTATTTGGTCAGTCAGGTGTATGCCGAACACATTGATTTTGAAATCACAGGACTGCAATATGGAAACAAACGTGACCAAATCGAAAACTTCATGCTCAAAATGAGCAAACACTTTCCCAACTACAAATTGGAGAAAATGCCCAAATCTTGGCTAAAAGCCTTCGATCATTTGACCCTTGCTTTGGAGGGACTCGAAAAACAGGCAAAAATGGTGGTTTTTTTGGATGAATTGCCGTGGTTAGCCACTCCAAAATCGGGTTTTCTGACTGGTTTGAGTTATTTTTGGAACAGTTGGGGGGTGAAGCAGAACATTGTGGTCGTTATTTGTGGTTCAGCCGCTTCTTGGATGATTAAAAAAGTCATCAACAATAGAGGAGGATTGCACAACAGAGTGACCCGCTTGTTGTTTCTCTATCCATTCACTTTAGCCGAAACCGCAGCTTATTGCCTAGCAAGCAACATCAAACTCAACCAATATCAAATCTTGCAGTTATATATGGTCATGGGTGGTATTCCGATGTATTTAGACCAAATCAAGCCAGGGCTTTCTGTTATTCAAAACATACAAAAAATTTGTTTTGCACCTTCGGGTTATTTGCGCCACGAATTTGAGCGTTTGTTTGCCTCTCTTTTCAAAGACTACCAAAAACACGTTGCCATTGTTCGGGCTTTGGCGAGCAAACGAAAGGGATTGACGAGGCAAGAAATTATCCAAACGACCAAACTGACCAATAGCGGAAAATTGACAGATATTTTGTACGAATTGGAATCATCAGGTTTCTTGACCATTTATGGAGGATATGGCAAAAAGGTAAAAGAGAGTCTTTATCGGCTGACAGATGCCTATTCGCTGTTTTACCTCACGTTTTTAGAGCCTTTGGGAAAAAGCAATCAATTGGACTTCAATAAATTGAGCGACCTACCTTTGTGGAAAACTTGGAGTGGTTATACCTTTGAAAATATTTGCCTCACACATATTGACCAAATCCGAAAGGCTTTGAGCATAGCAGGAATGACTTCTTCTATTGCTTCTTTCGTTACCCGCCCCAAAGACGGCTTACCTGGTGCCCAGATAGACCTTTTGATTGACCGTAGCGACCAATCCATCAATATTTGTGAAATCAAATTCAGTATAGAAGATTATGTTGTCACCAAAAAAGATGTCGACAACATTCAAACCAAAAAGAAGGTCTTTCGCTACCACTCCAAAACAAAAAAACACCTGTTCACGACCCTTATCACCACGATGGGAGTGGTTGAAAATAGCCATAAAGTCAATTTTATTGACCAAGTAGTGACATTGAAGGATTTGTTTTTGGAGTAA